A window of Loxodonta africana isolate mLoxAfr1 chromosome 3, mLoxAfr1.hap2, whole genome shotgun sequence genomic DNA:
aagataaacatacaaaaatcagttggattcctctacaccaacaaaaagatcattgaagaggaaatcaccaaatcaatactatttacaatagcccccaagaaattaaaatacttaggaataaatcttaccagagacgtaaaagacctatacaaagaaaactacaagacactaccacaagaaaaaaaaaaaaagagagacctacctaaatagaaaaacataccttgctcatggataggaagacctaacgttgtaaaaatgtctattctacaaaaagccatctatagatacatcacaattctgatccaaattccaaagactttttttaatgagatggagaaacaaatcaccaacttcatatggaagggaaagaggccccggataaggaaagcattactgaaaaagaacaaagtgggaggccttactctacctgattttagaacctattataccgccacagtagtcaaaacagcctggtactggtacaacaacagatacatagaccagtggaacagaattgagaatccagacataaatccatccccatatgagcagctgatatttgacaaaggcctgaagttccttaaatggggaaaaaatagtctctttaacaaatggtgctggcataactggatattcatctgcaaaaaaatgaaacaagacccatacctcacaccatgcacaaaaactaactcaaaatggatcaaagacctaaatataaaatctaaaacgataaagatcatggaagaaaaaatagggacaatgccaggagccctaatacatggcataaacagtgtataaaacattactaacaacacagaagagaaactagataactgggagctcctaaaaatcaaacacctatgctcatccaaagacttcaccaaaagagtaaaaagacatcctacagactgggaaaaagttttttgctatgacatttccgatcagcatctgatctctaaaatttacatgatactgcaaaaactcaactacaagaagaaaaataaccccatttaaaaatgggaaaagaatacaaataggcacttcactgaagaagacattcaggtagctaacagatacaggaggaaatgctcatgatcattagccattagagaaattcaaatcaaaactacaatgagattccatctcactccaacaaggctggcattaatccaaaaaacacaaaataataaatgttggagaggttgtgtgtattcccacctcaggacctttgcccTTAGTGGTTCCTCTCATCTGGACCAATTATCCAAGGTAGTCGTACAGCTGGATGCCTTAACTTCATTCCTGTCTCTATAAAAACTGATGATCACATCAAAAATAGTATCCTCTGCCACTCTCTACCTCCTTTACTTTGTAGCTCTTGTCACTCCCTCACAAAAAAAGGCTTGTACATCCTTTCCCCCTTCTTTCTGCCTTGAACACGAATTAGATGCCTCATGCTTTGGCAGCCATATTGCAATCATGTGGggaaaggccaaaaaaaaaaaaaaatcacacagacACTAGCTCCATATATCACTGAGCTATTCATCCAGCATTGCCTACATCCAGAATTTTCATCATGAAAAAAATAGCCACTTATTTAAGCAACTGTTAGCTTTCTGACTTGAAGCCAAGAGCATTCCTAACTTTACACACTGGCTCTTCCCTCTGCTCAGAACATTCTGATAACTCCTCATAACTCCAAAAGACAAAAGAGCTCCTATTAGTCAGAGCTTAttgtgtgccaagcactgagATAAGCGTTTTACCAGTATTATCTCATTATATTTCCACAACCCTAAGTcagtgggggcagtggtggttcagtggtagaattcttaacCTTAGGTTtaatttccagccaatgcacctcagatgcagccaccactcatctgtcagtggaagcttccgtgttgctatgatgctaaacaggtttcagctgagtttccagactaggaagaaaagcctagtgatctgcttccaaaaatcagccagtgaaagccttatggataaCAAGGATCCAATcagcaactgatcatgaggatggagcaggaccgggcagcgtttcattctgttgtgcgtggggtcaccatgagtcaggggccgactctaCTACAGCTAACAGCAAGTGATCGACACTAGAGGAAGCTGAAACTTAGAGGTCAAGTCACGTGCCAAAGCCACAAGTCCAGGTCTTTCAGATGCCAGTATCTGGGCCTCTTCACAGTGCCCTGTATCGTGCTTCACTCTGGAAAGTCATGCCATCACGCTAAGCAGTGCCCCCTCTGTGCTTCCCCCTCACAGCACTTGTCACTGTATTACTGTATGAACCTCTTCacctgttgtcatggattgaattgtatccccaaaaatatgtgtatcaatttggctgggccatggttcccagtattgtgtgattgtcctccatttcgtgattgtaattttcctatgcgttgtatatcctaatctctgccagtggttaatgaggcaagattagattatgttaaagaggattagggtggcattgtaacacccttactaaggtcacatccctgatccaatgtaaagggagtttccctggagtgtggcctgcaccaccttttattttacaagagataaaaggaaagggaagcaagtagggagtgggggacttcataccaccaagaaagaagagcaggaatgtgagtcttttggacccagggtccctgtgctgagaagctcctcgactaggggaaggttgacaaggaccttcctccagaggccacagggagagaaagcctttccttggagctgatgccctgaatttggacttgtagcctcctagactgtgagagaataaatttctctttgttaaaaccatccacttgtggtatttctgttatagcagcactagataacccaGACAGCTGTCTTCCTCCTCTATCAAAAGAATTCTGGGGTGGCAGGTAGGCCTTCTTCACCGCTGGTTCTCCAAGACCTGCTGCAatgcttgcatgttgttatggactgaattgtgtcccccaaaagtatgtgttgtaaatcctaactgctATACCTATATCCTGGAAactctgctggtgtagtggttaagagtttggctgctatccaataggctggcagttcaaatccaccaggtgttccttggaaaccctatggaacagttctactctgtcctatagggtcgctatgagtcagaattaactcgacgacaatgggtttggttttttgttctgttttgtacccgtagttataattccatttgggagtgattttctttgttatgttagtgagaaaGTATTAGCATAgggtgcatcttgagtcaatctcttttgagatataaaaggagcaaattAAGCAAGGAACTGAAGAAGGAGAgataggggaagatagatgccacgatacatgaagatcatcaaggagccaaggaatagaagctgagaaataagggccttctcccagagctgacagagagggaaagccttcccctagagtcggtgccctgatttcagacttctagccttctaaactgtgagaaaataaatttctctttgttaaagccacccacttatggtattacTGTTACagagctagataactaagacagttgttaAGGAAAGAGACCTCCTGAGCAACTCCTCCACCCCCAAGATGATTTCTTGCCTGGTAAACTCTGGGTGTATGGGGGATTGCTTTTAAGTTCAGCAGAACCCAGGTGTCCCTGCTCCCAGCTCAGTTACAGGGGGTTCCTAAAAACCATCTCATGCCCACCCCACCCAGCAGATAGGAGTGGAAAGGGGTATCAGGTGGGAGAAAAGAACCTCACATACAATCTCCCTCCTCTGGCTCAGAAACCCAGGAAACAAGGGGACAGAGAGGGCTTACCCAGCTTGCTCCCTGGATCAGGTCCCAGAACTCTCCCTCCTGGAAAGCACCTCCCCACCCTCCAAAGAGCAAATCTGACAGTAGATACTGTCCAGACAGTGGGATGGTTCCATCCTGGCCCCTCTGTGGGCAAGACCTGGGTCCTTCATGCACAGCTGTGAAGTTCCCAGTTATAAATACCATGGTGCAGGAAGGGGTCACAAAAGGTAAGGTGTCCTGTCTCATGAGGGCCCTACCCCTCCTACCTGGGCCAAGGGGAGGGCATTTTCAAAGCAGTAGCAGTTTAGTCCTGAGACCTCTCATTGTTCTCAACTTCCTTCCCCCTTAACTTAACACAGCTGCGGCAGGTACCCCCATTTCCCAGCAGACCCCCACCACTCCCCATGAAGCCCCCAGCTCCCAATGATCCCAGACTTCATTTTCCTCCTCTCTCAGCAGTATTCCTCACCCCTTTCCAATCTCCAGCAGCCTACAACTCAGCACATGATCCTGAGTTGAGCTATCTCTAAATCAAACATTGAGAAattagaacttaaaaaaaaaacaactaacatTTACTTACCCCCTTCACCCCCTGATTACAAAAGCTACATGTTCAATAATGCAGGAAATCTGGGGAAACACCAAAAAGCATCAAAGAGGAAAATGAGACTCTCTCCAATCCCACCATCTAGGGGTAACCATCATTAACACCTCATATGACCCAGTATttctgttttggacatgttatcagaagggaccaatccctggagaaggacatcataaagtagagggtcagtgaaaaaagaggaagaccctcgaggaggtggatttgacacagtggctgctgcaacaatgggctcaaacagcaatgtttgtgaggatggtgcaggcctgcaatgttttgttctgttatacataaggttgctatgagttgttgCTGTTCTTCTTACATTGAAGAGGAAAATGAGATTCAGGGAGGGGAAGTGTCTTGCCTGAGACCATACAACTTAATGTTAAGAGGTGAGGTTTGTATTTTAACTCAGCCATCTGGATCCAAAGCCTGTGCCTCCAGCCTGAGTTTTTCACATTCACTGCCCTCCTCTGCCAACAGTCTGCAGCCACTAGAGGAATGATGGCTCAAAGTTCTGAGGCAGGAAAGCCTGATGTTTTTGATGGGACCCCAAGTCAGCTCCCTAAGGCAGGAGGACCTGACAGGACACCCAGAGCATCTGCCTTTTCCACAGAATGGCCTCTCCTGTCTTCCCCTTCATCTCACATCCTAGTTTGAGGAGGTGATGGGTCTTAAGAGGTGATCCCTTTTCAAGTGAATCCCACAGGGTCACCAAACTGGGAGAATCCAGTCTGCTGAGAAAGAACTATTCAACAATTCCATTGGTTGTTTGCAGGGGGTCTGCTCCCTGTCCCACCAGTCCAGGGGCTGCTTTGGGGCTGAAAGGCAAGGCTGGGATCTGGTACAAAGTGCTCCCAGTAGGGCAGGAGTGACCACCCTTGAAAAATCAGGACAAGGAGATTTTCCAGCTTCCTTGCTGCCGGCTGTGGCAGGGTGGCGACTGGCAGTTGGCTCAGGTATGCAACGTATACTCCAGTCCAAATAGCGCTGTTATTAACAAACGGGATCAGTCGGCTCCTTTGCTTACTGACTGTAGTTTGCATCCCAGGTgcccggggcgggggcggggggaggggggctggTTTTCAGTGGGGGCAGACGCTACTGTCAGAGGTGGGGGGTGAACACAACTCTTTGAGCCCAGCCCTACACAAGGCTGGGGGCTGGACGGGATGCTGCAGGATTCGGTCCCTGCGCCCCGTAGCCCCGAAGCTGCAATGAGAGACTTCGTCCGGCTCAGGAACGGTAGGTCCTCCTAGGATGTTTCCCGGGCCCCTCCGGCCTCCTCACCAACTGACAGGGTCCGCCCACAGCGAAGGCGCCTCAACCAAAGGCTCCGGCGCCAGCCCTAACCTATTCCTTTACGCCCCTTCCCTATCCCTACACGGGCCGGGATCCCGGCTCGGCCCCACGCGCCGACTTCAGGAGTCCCCCTCTCCAGCCTCGGGACCCCGAAAGCTGCGACCGGGAACCGCAAGGCAACACCCGCACCCAGGAACTAAAAGATCCCGGCCGGTGGCGAGGTGAGGGGGCCGTGCCTCCACGAGTGCACTTCCGCTTCCGGCTCCGAGCGACGCTTGCGGCCGGGTTTAGTGTTCAAGCTCCGAGGTTGTGGCGTCGGTACCTTCGAGGAGATTGGAGGTGAGGGGGCCGGGAGAGGTGACGGGTCTCGGCCGCCTAGATTCCGCAGGCCTGCGACTGTCGAGGTCGGAGGCCGGAGAACCCTGGGGCTGGGCCTTCAGGCGACATGGAGGGGCGGAGACGCAATTGCCGAAGGCCCGCGGGCCTGGGACATCGTACTTAGGGCTCAGGAGGACTCAAATGCGAGGGTTTGGAGGGGGTGAGCGGAAGGCTTAGTGACTGGGGAGGTTGGGACCTGAGAGACATGGAGGCTGGGGTTTTAGAGGTCTGGGAAACCCCTGGAATCTTGACTTTGCCGCCTCCCATCCCTGGTCCTGTGTAGCTCCAGCCAGGATGATCGAGGTGGTTTGCAACGACCGTCTGGGGAAGAAGGTCCGCGTTAAATGCAAGTATCCTTTGGCAATCGAGAGGCAGTAGCCCCTGGGGGTGTGCTTGGCACGAGGCAGGCACTCAGTCGGTGTTGTGGGGTGGTTTTGATTAAACCCAGGAGCGGGGGCAGATGGCGTCCTGACAGAGCGCTTTCAGCCCTGGAATCTCCTCTTCTTTTCCTACCTCCTCTTTGCATTTTCCTTaacttctctgcttccagccctgaTGACACCATCGGGGACCTTAAGAAGTTGATCGCAGCTCAAACTGGCACCCGTTGGAACAAGATTGTCCTTAAGAAGTGGTGAGTGCAGTGGTAGAGCTGCGGCCAGAAGGTTTGGATTGGGGGAATGCTGCAGGCAGCCCTTTGCTTAGGCAGTGCTTCCTCAGCCTGTCTCTAGGGTAAGGACCTCCTGGGCTCCTTTCTGAAAGGTCTTTATCCCATAGGTACACCATTTTTAAGGACCACGTGTGTCTGGGCGACTGTATCCTTTGTGTGACTTCCCGAGAATGGGCCTGCTTGCCCCGCCGTGTTTCTCTTTGTTTGGTACCAGAGTCTAAAAGACTTACACACATAAAGTGTTTAGTATGTAGCACATGATAAGCATTTAGAAAGAGGGACCGATGTAATTATTTTGTTGCGGGAGGGGAGTGTTTGGCTGGTGAAATATTTTGACTAGTATTAGAAAACACTttaagttcaaaatattttttgagtactGGGTAGAGTAGACATCCTTGCTCCACCTGAGTGTTGGGCAGGAGGCCAGGATGGAGTGAAACTCAGGCATGTTTGTTACGCAAGGCACTGGAGCATGTACTGtttttatgttttggattctcccCAAATCAACATAGGCCAGTCCAAATGGCTTCTTTAGCCCTGGGCTGAGCCTTCATCCTGACCCAGCTGTGAGTGGGTgaaaggggtggggatggagccCACCATGAGGATTCCTTAACACCTTCACTTCAGATGAAATCCACGATGGGATGAACCTGGAGCTGTATTACCAATAAGGCAGAATTCCTTCCTCCTCTTctgccctccctctccccttcccacACAGTGGTATGGAGGCTTGTTTTTACATTAATAAAAACTTAGATGCTGCTTCGGTGTTGTCTTCTTCATGTCAGAGCTGTCTGATGAGGGGGAGGGCTGGTGTCTGTCTGGTTGTCACTGTACCCTCAGTGCCCATTTGCTCAGTAAGAGTTGTTGATTGGGTCATTGTGGGAAGAGTGAGTCAGCAGAGTGGGATCCCAGAGCTCTGGGGTTTGCCCTAGGTCACTAAGGGTCCAGGCTTGGGATTGTCACCCTAGAAGACcagggagcctctgggtggggaCATTAGTAGATGTAGTGGTTAGAAATACAGGCTCTGGATTCAGACAGACCCTGGGTGAAATCCCAGCTTTGCCACCAACAGCTGAGTGAtcctgggcaaattacttaacctccctAAGTCTTCATTTCCTTATTCAAAAACTAGAGCTAATGGTGTTTACTTCATTGGTGTGTTGTGAAGCATAAATAACATAAAGTATGCTTAAACATCCACAGTTACTGGcacttaacaaaaataaaaaatgagtatAGTGGACAGCGGAAGGTAGTGTGGCATAGGCTGTAAGATTCCAGCCTTAGGAGCCAGACCAGCTAGGTATGCACTCTGACTGATCATTAGCAATGGGACTCAGGGAAGTCGACCTCTGATCCTCACTTTCCTCCCCTGAAAAGGACACCATGATGGTACTTACATCTCAGTGAGATAATGTAATTAAAACAGCACACTACCTGGCGCATAGTGCTGTTAGCTGTCCTTGGTCTTCCTCCATGTTTGAGTAGACAAGACAGCAAACATCCTGCCTCTGTTCCTCTGGCCACATGTCCTGGTGCTGACCTTGGCCCTGTCCCCTCCTAGAGGCTGAAGAGAGACCTGGGCCCAGTCTCATTCTggagcccctccttggaaacctgttccCAGAATCTTGCTCCATCAATACTCCGTCCAAGTTCCAACCAGCCTCTGCCTTTCTTTCACCACAAAGCTTGGAAAATGGACCTGCCTGCCACATAGGATGGTGCTGGTCTGTAGCTCATTGAAAATGGTctctctttggtcttcattagtgcCTCTCCCCACTTTCCTTCCATGGCTCCCTCCCTTTTTGGGGACTCCTTTTCCTCCAGGCATGGCAGAAATATCAGTCTCCTGGTACCCTTGCTCTTCCTACTCTTTCTGCTCTGTCTCCCCCATAACTGGctctgtttaaaaacaaaaaaattttcagTTATATGACAGGCTAAAGAGGTGATTCCTTGTTACTGTCAAATCAGCATAGAAGTGAACAGGCTAAAGATGAAAAACTCTCTCCTCCATTCTCTTTCCTGAGATCAGGCCTTTTTCAATGTGTTCATATAAACTTccgttttaatttttaaaaaattatgtggaTGCATGCTTATTAGAAAAATCCAAGTGTTTGTTAAAAACTTTATTTCTGATACCATCCCTTCCACCAGTGGCAGTCATTGACATATTTGAGTAAATCCAGAAATTTTTTGCAATACAATGTAGTTTTTATACAATTGGGATAATTACACATACGGTAATACAGGTATTCCTGACTTGATGTATTCGAGTATTCATATTCAACTTGCATCAGAACAAACTTATGATGGAGTTGTGGGAATGGAATTCCTATACTCATATATTAGCAGCTGACTTTTATATGCTTTATCTTTGACATCTTTCCATATTAATGATCTTTCTCATtctcttttaattattttattgatttttttgtttgtttcattttgctcTTTTACATAAAAGGGCAGTGCAGGACAATTACTGGGTGATGGAACTGTCCTGTATGGATCTGTGATGGTGGATATAGGACTCTGCATTTGTCGATCAGGATATAGGAAGATAGGTGAAATGCAGGCTGTCAAATGAATCTGTGTGTACTACAAATTAATCACATGACCACACTTAACAGCTGGGAAAGAAAGGCGATAAGTTAAATAACTTTGGAAAAAGTATTTTGACTGAATAAGACTAAACACAAAAGAATCTAGTTGATAAATTTGTACCTTATAGGGGTTGTTGTTAGTACCtttgagtcagttcggactcacagtgaccctatgtataacagaatgaaacactgcctggccctgtgccatcctcacagtcattgccatgtttgagcccattgtagcagccactatgtcagtccatttagttgaggattttcctcttttttcagaccctctactttaccaagccttatgtccttctccaaggattgatccctcctgataacatgtccaaagtacatgagatgaagtctcaccatcctcacttctaaggagcattcttgctgtacttccaagacagatttattcgtacttctgacagtccatggtatattaaatatttttcaccaacaccataattcaaaagcatcaattctttggtcttattcattgttcagcttttgcatgcatatgaggcgactgaaaatatggcttgggtcaggtgtattttagacctcaaagtgaaatctttggtttttaatactttaaagaggtcttttgcaggagattttcccaatgcaacatgtcatttgatttcttggctgctgcttccatgggtgttcattatgTTACTGGAGAATGGTCTCAATTCTTGTCTTCGGCGTAGGAacgaattcaaacactgagacaaatattgccaagtgagcagaggtttattagctagcagagggttaatagcaaaagtacacttgactagggagcGTCAAACAGGCTACTCAGATATATAGAGTCTGAGAGCCCCAATAgttgttttcttagggttttatatccttgtctcttatctctccctgttaacgTTTAACAGCCAAGACAGGGACCCCTAtagagactatttccttggcttaaggtttaagtaccaagttagggacccctatatggatcatttccttggcttaaagtttaactacgtagggaccatcttactgaggaatgtcaccaccccttgtctcttcctcttccagaatgcaagctctccccctcccccttacaattatggatccaagtaaaatgaaatccctgacaacttcaatattttctctgtttatcgtgatcgtgatattgcttactggtccagttgtgaggatttttgttttattttgaggtgtaatccatactgaacgctgtagtttttgatctccatcagttagtgcttcaaaccctccaagtcctcttcacttgcagcaagcaaaggTGTGatatttggtaccgagagtggttctagagaaacaaagccataagaatgagttttctaaatttgttctcaAGTCTGACTAATCTAAAAGgtgctgatgactctgcttccaccTGATGtcaggtggcaatattaatatgcaaaatatcactaaCAGTAGATCAAATATTGGTGAgaagcaaggctctgggtgatcacatgtttgatacttttctacaattttgtcagaatgagaagtatagggaaactggttggttggtcctacttttgctagacaaaatAGTGAAAGAAACAGATGACCTtggggcttcagagtcacagctcaagcgccacataaaagacctcaaagtttccacttgtgccctgaaagaaagccttgtttcttgtagtaacagagctgatattgctgaaaaccaaacccagaagcTTATCATAAGAGTGGATGAATTACAATGCCTCTGAATTCCCAACCTCCAgtggtatctgaagttaaagtgagggtgtggattgggaagaatgggatcCTGAACCTTGGGATggagacatatgggcagataatcaggaaattggggacactgagcctctaaattccattgaatcattcctgccaacagaaccaaccCTTTtaactcccatctgaagaggGTATTCCATGTTTGTATGGGAAGCCAcactccccagtaaaaccattatcccctccagccccatctgatgagattaactcagctgtatctgaagagcctttgtctgagatacCACCTAGGGTGGTggctgagtcattgcctggggcagatgccttacaaaaaaaaccctttgccatggagttgattcatagcgaccctataggacagtagaactgccccatagagtttccaaggagtgcctggtggattcagacctttggttagcagctgtagctcttaaccactataccaccagggtttccagactgtCTTAGAAGACATTGCTAAATGTCCCCAAGACCCACTCCTACCTCCCATTTTCACAGCTGcacagtcaggagaagcctccagcctgatgtctgacccacagacttggaccTTGGTAACCTCTACaactgtgagccatttccttgagataaatctctctatatttacatatatatatttcaggagccctggtggcacagtggttaagagcttgactgctaaccaaaaggttggcagttcgaatccaccagctgctccttggaaaccatatggggcag
This region includes:
- the UBL5 gene encoding ubiquitin-like protein 5, coding for MIEVVCNDRLGKKVRVKCNPDDTIGDLKKLIAAQTGTRWNKIVLKKWYTIFKDHVCLGDYEIHDGMNLELYYQ